The window ataattatgtaaataatatcaataatgcATGTTAATAATACCTCTGTACTCGATGCTCGTCTTAAAGTTGATTGAGATGTTTTCAAATGTTCAGGAGATTGAGGACCAGGTTTACATACAACCCAACAATTATCACAAAGTCCATTTCGCATTGCTTTATTGCTACAACCACTTGTTGTTACTGTAATAAGTTTGTTACCAAGTAGCCATGTCATTGATTGGCCCTCTTTAAGTAGAAAATCGGCAGCTGCTAGTCTAATAAAGATAagttatacttatatatatatatatatatgtttcataattaataaaacatgaaaatttataaatttacctTTTAGGTCGAGCTGAATAAGTTGAAAATGTATACCGAGCCATAAGATCAATACAAGTTTCAGTAAGCTCCACATGAAAAGTCATCAAAGCCTCATCAATTGGAGGCTTTAAATCTGAAACTTTATTGTCTCCTATCATACGATTAGCCATTATAGGTCTCTCTCTTCTGCCCCTACTAccctataaataaaaatataacagtAAATAGTGGATTTAAAAACGATAATAAACGAATatagttttattaatttttatacctGCTCTGTTAAGCTTGAACTACGTTTTCTATTTGAAGAATCTTCATTTATGAAATTAAAATCCGATTTCATTAAATGTCCCTCTTCAAAGGGAACTATTACATTTGCCTTCAAACCCTGTATATTAAAAAAGAGTCATAGTTTCATTATTAAGAACAATAACTAACAATAGACTAATAATAGCATGTTAATAATGTACATACTGTAGTAATAAATCTAACAAAATCTCTACGAAATGGTAGTCGACATTTCAAAAACCATACAGCAATTACATGATGTGCTAAGGATACTGTATAATGATCATATTTGAAAGGATTTGTATATGGTAATAAAATTGCAAAGACAGACATGTATTGATCTCCAATAAAACTTGCAAAAACTTTTGGAAGCCTAGTAAGAGCTGCAAGGaaaagatatataaatatatatatatctcacGATTAAACTTATTAGTTGTTAAAGTTTTTAATACTTACTAGACAGAAATTCCAAAATTGGTATAGCTATATGTACTGTTGCtgaaatttttgataaatttaaaaGTACTTCAGATAAAAGTTTGTTCATTGCATCACGCATTTCTAAAATACAAGTTGTAAGACTAGTGACACACTGACTTGCACACTTTGCTGTTAAACCAACCTAAAaagtgaaaatatttaaaaaatttgccTAGCTACAAACATTGCATCAGTGTATTAATTTTaagaattgaattttattttcttacttCTAAACACTTTATCAAACGCTGTTGCAAATTAGGTTCCAAATGTGCATGATATGAAGCTAATGATGCTAATACTGGAAAAACATGAACGCGAAACTCTGAAAGAGTAAATTTTGGAGGAACATTGTAGAGAGACTCTGGAAGTCTCAAACTTTTATCACTGAcctataaaaatatatcaaaataaatttattggAATGTTTAAGGAAGAAAATAAGATAATGTACCATGGAACAAAGTGCAGTTGCAAAGAAGTCTATATCGTTTGTATGTCGTGATAATATTAATGCTCTATTTTGCATTACTTGAGGCAATTCTTTTAATACAAGTTGCAAAACCTTCCAATCTGTAAAacagataaattttaaattcaacTCCCAactttcataaataaataattatataataattgaaaatatgtataatataaaccTTTTTCTGATTTAATGCAGGAAATAACCGCTTTACATGCATGTGCCAATGACATATGAGTAATTTGACAAGATAAATGCTGTAATGGAGCTGGACTAACTGGTGGAGGACTACTGCCACCTCCTCCACTATTTATTCGTTCAGTTGTTGCATGTTCTAAAACTAGATATGGACTGAACTTTATCACGGATGAATTTTGAGCATCAGGAAATCCAAGATGATAAAGCGTATTCGCTCTAATTTTTAGAAAACATTCAAAAATCTAAAAtgcataataattttataataagatACACTAAAATATAAGATACACTAAAATGTTAACATATTACTACTAAAAAGTTAgagattaaaatattttgtatttattacatCATTTacatcatttatatttattaccaAGTATCGAATGGTAGAAATGTCATGGAAGACAGTTGGTTCTTTGTAATGTTGCTCCAGATGATTGACTAAAACTTTGTAAGCACGTATGGCATGACTTGAtggtaaataataaattttcgatgttaatatttttatcacacCAACAACTGCAGTCTTTACATCTTTAATATCGACATCTTTCGTAACTGGAGTATCAGAAGTGAATGGTTTGTTGATTACCTTAACatacatttttaatttgaatatgttatattaaaaatgttttatgtaaataaatatctaaaaaattatataccTTCTCCAGTATGTCTAAAAGTTCTAAACATCTTTTTGTATCACACTCAAGACAAAGATCAACAAGTAAATGTGCAACACCATTACGAATTGTAATATCCGAATCCATATCGACATGTTGAAAATATGGCACAATTATTCGCTCAATTAATTCATCTTCATATCTAGATCTATTGAAAGAAACGacaattacaaaatttattttacaaaaatttttacaaaatatcattttatatacCTATTAACTTGAACGACGTTTGTTAAAACATCAAGAACTTTCATTCTAACATTAGTACGTGTTTCGATTTTATAATAACGCTCCATCAAATTTGCTAATCTGGATTGCCATAGATGATGTGTAGCTCCTATAGTACGTGCTCGATATTCGATTAATTTCAAAATGGAACCTTcctaaaaaaatttaattttatattttggcacagaaaaaatatttagtgttatatttacattaaaaatataataattacagGTCTTGCATCACTACATCGTTCAACGAGATCATAAAATCGTTGAATACAACCATTATAATAGTTACTATCCAATAAATTTTCAATGCTATTTATCGTTTCATGTAAACTCACTGAAACTTGTCTGGTTGCAGGTTGATTACTAGTTTCTAAGAACAGAATACATTATTAATAAAAACCTAATATTTACATCGAATTTCACAGTTTTAAATTTTACCTGTATGAGAAATAACTTCTTCAATAATATCAAGAATAATACTCCATGTGGGGTCCCATAACTCAGCACCATATTTATTTACTAATCTTTGAATTGATAATGTGACTTCATACATAACAATTGGATGATTACATTTTAAAGCCttataaaataacaaagtaATAAACAGTGAATTACATGGAAACATATAAAGATTATACTAGATTTTTATTACTTACTTGATAAAATGAAGGTAAAACTGATGTAGGAGTACATTCTAGTTTTGGAATTCTATGAGTCCCCCAAAGACCCATATTTACGTAAAATACTGCACCTCTAAGTAAACGAACATCTCTCTGAAAATTTGTATCTTGTAGCAAACGACACATCGTATATAGTGCAGAATGACCCATATGTGTACCTAATAAGTTACGCATTATCTACAAAAAGTCATACATATTTGAGATTGAAGTATttctaaattataattttaatttaaattaagatCATTTATACTTCATAAAATTTTGTGATGTACCTTCCAACTTATTTGACAGTATGTTTCAACATTAACACTTCCACATAATGCTATGATAAAAGTTTGTAATGAATCAGATTGTAAATTACTGTAACAAACGATCGCATCCAAAGCTTCTAAGCATCCAGAAACAACTTCACTGCTATTGCTATAATAACATAGATGGCAAATATacctaaaaatataaaatatgaagtaTTTGTTTTATAATGTCTACCATAATTGTTGATTtacttatattaaattataaaatatttactgaACAAGGCCTGATATAATATCTTCATCAATATATGCTGAGTTAAATTTTATGACATTAACAAGAAGCGATAAAAACTCAGCCCCCCTTTTTCCATCTCCTGCTGTTACAACAGGCATCCAATCCAATAAGAAAGGTCCCATTCTCTCCTCTAGGTGCAATATATCTTTTCCATTTTCTGTTAAGCTTTGTAAAAGGTCCAATCTACATAATAATCCTCAACTTAgctaaaatattcataaaataaaacaatttctaattattgtattttaatagTTACCTAGGTCCAATATCTTCAGGAATATTGTGTTCCTTAACAACCATAAAGAACTTCACTCTCATAAGAGAAGATAATTTAGAATATTGACCTTGAACAAGACATCGCAGAAAGTTTAATGTCACATGTCTGTGCTCACGAGGCACGTCCTTTTCCAGAAGATCTTGTACCAAATACCATAATCTCTCAGCTGCTTTCTAATGAAAAAATAGaaatcaataatatttttaaacatattactatgaaatattatttaattgatAATGTTAGACATAttagtataaatatattataataaacaatCTACCTACATCTTCCCATTGTTGATTAAGAACTGCATCACACAAATCTTTAATTACTTTTGTACGATGATGCACAGGACTTTCAGGACTAATTTCTTTCTCAAGATCATGAGTTAATGTAACATCTTCACGACTTTTATAATTacctaaaaataaatttattatcgatttgtttacaaataatatatacgaATGTCATtctgtaaataatatataaactgCAATCgtcaattataatttataaattataattacagAATTATTTTACTTAGGAGAAGATAAAAGCTTATTATCATTAAAAGCGTATCTCATTATTTGATATCAAAATATATCAATAATACAATGTAATCACTAATTACAGAAATTGTATCTCTATAAAATCACCTTTGTTAATGCGGAAGAATTGTTTCAATTTATCATGTAATGTTTTATTATCTTTATCTTTGGAGTTCATTTTCGACATTTTATTTTACGAACCAAAAGAAAACACTAGGATATATCCAGAAAGAGTTGTAATAAGTATTAGTAGGCATATCAAAAGCAAATCTGAGCAGAGAAATGTCAGTGAAATGCACCGTGTAAAGAGAGTTGGGGTGCCAGAATGCCAAACACCAATCAGCTGTAATTTGCAACTATAAAAAAACACTAATGAAGACTATCAATATATAAAGTTTAAACGTATGTTTAAACCATATTTCTGATATTCGCCATTAGAGGGCTACAAGAAATAACTAATTCCCGCAAGTACTtattcaattaaaaataaattcccAAATGAAAAATTGTAGATCTATTATTTTAGTGGTTTATGGTCAAATACAATTATTTTGTACGAATTCAATTTATCTAAAACAGCAAACTGCAAGCAAGATATCAtttttccctctctttctcttcttaaaTATCTAAATCTATTCTGCTATAGATtaccatatattatatataaataaaatttttaagttaaaatatatttagtattatatatattaaatatgataaatgtaacaaatgtatgaaataatttctttctcttttatacAGAAATGTCGTAATATACTTTCATGATTTATTACGATTTTAAAATTTTGATATAAAGTTATAGAATACAGAATGATaattgatatatgtacatatatatatatataattattatatatcttttaatgttttaatatCGTATATTACATAGTTCTATAATTATCGATTATTATCAATTTCATTTCCTTTATTTACTCTGAGACAACATTTCAGATAGTTGAGATCAAGGTAGTAACACTGAAAAACAGTAGTAAAATATATAGCTATACGCAATTATACGCTCTCATTTTACggttaaaaatttcaattatacaaTGTCAAAAAATTCTACTGTAGATATTTTACAACCTTTACCATTTGAAAAATGGTCtcttattaaaaaaaaagcaGAGCATAACTGGCCATATTTTGCATATGTAAGTTTcagtttaaataatttataatcaaTACATATCCTAATGTTGTTAATATAGGTCTTATAGGTAAATTACAGTAAAtcataataaaattttctatttatagtATTATTACTGGATTGAAAATGCTATTGTATGGAAGAAAAAGAATCCAAATATATCTATTCAAATTTATTGCCCATATGGAGATGATGAACAAGAAACTTTCCTTGGGATAAGCAATGtaagtattttatataaatgtgaatatataaatgtaaaaaaaaatttatgagaaatattatttcttatatataatatacacttatatatatatatatatagttttcaGTATATAATGTACTAATATTTACACTGCATCCAAACAGTGATATCATAAATAAAGTGTTAACAGAAACCAAAGTCATAGATTATAATCAACAAGTAAACTTTGTTACAGTTCATGAATGTTTTATATCTAGTGTACTTACTGCACTAGAGAATCTGAAACATTTGAGAAATGTAGAAACAAATCTAGTGCTGTCATTTAACTATTATTTTAAGCCTGCTGAAGAGTGTATAAAAACAAAGACTTGGTATTCGTATTTGCTATTATATTATCAGTATACCACTATAATACCAatatacaataatttatttgctTTTCTTTAGGATACCAAATGAATGTTATATAAAACCTCTGGATAAATCAAACATTCCATTAATACATTCTGTATGGCCACACAGAGATGTGGAAAACCCAGAGTTATCCCTAAAATACTTAAGTACGCTGGTAGAATTCAATGGTGGAATAGGACTATATTTAAAAGAAGATGATTCTTTAGTTTCTTGGTGCATGCAAAATGATTGGCATGGATTAGCAATAGTACAAACTGTAGAGGAACATAGAGGGAAAGGTTATGCAAAAATAGTAGTAAATATGCTTTCAAAGAAGTTTGCAGAACAAGGGATTTCTACAGTACTATTTATTGTTAAAGGAAACACAACATCTgaaaatatgtttaaaaaaCTTGGCTGGAAAGTAGTTGCACCATTTGTTTTTATAATGCTTAAAAGACAAGTAGCAAATCCCGATAGTGACACTCAAAATTGATTATTCAATAATTCaccaaaataataaaaatgttgtaatgaaagattataaatattttctataaataaatttattgcagtca of the Bombus affinis isolate iyBomAffi1 chromosome 6, iyBomAffi1.2, whole genome shotgun sequence genome contains:
- the LOC126917509 gene encoding tuberin, whose amino-acid sequence is MSKMNSKDKDNKTLHDKLKQFFRINKGNYKSREDVTLTHDLEKEISPESPVHHRTKVIKDLCDAVLNQQWEDKAAERLWYLVQDLLEKDVPREHRHVTLNFLRCLVQGQYSKLSSLMRVKFFMVVKEHNIPEDIGPRLDLLQSLTENGKDILHLEERMGPFLLDWMPVVTAGDGKRGAEFLSLLVNVIKFNSAYIDEDIISGLVQYICHLCYYSNSSEVVSGCLEALDAIVCYSNLQSDSLQTFIIALCGSVNVETYCQISWKIMRNLLGTHMGHSALYTMCRLLQDTNFQRDVRLLRGAVFYVNMGLWGTHRIPKLECTPTSVLPSFYQALKCNHPIVMYEVTLSIQRLVNKYGAELWDPTWSIILDIIEEVISHTETSNQPATRQVSVSLHETINSIENLLDSNYYNGCIQRFYDLVERCSDARPEGSILKLIEYRARTIGATHHLWQSRLANLMERYYKIETRTNVRMKVLDVLTNVVQVNRSRYEDELIERIIVPYFQHVDMDSDITIRNGVAHLLVDLCLECDTKRCLELLDILEKVINKPFTSDTPVTKDVDIKDVKTAVVGVIKILTSKIYYLPSSHAIRAYKVLVNHLEQHYKEPTVFHDISTIRYLIFECFLKIRANTLYHLGFPDAQNSSVIKFSPYLVLEHATTERINSGGGGSSPPPVSPAPLQHLSCQITHMSLAHACKAVISCIKSEKDWKVLQLVLKELPQVMQNRALILSRHTNDIDFFATALCSMVSDKSLRLPESLYNVPPKFTLSEFRVHVFPVLASLASYHAHLEPNLQQRLIKCLEVGLTAKCASQCVTSLTTCILEMRDAMNKLLSEVLLNLSKISATVHIAIPILEFLSTLTRLPKVFASFIGDQYMSVFAILLPYTNPFKYDHYTVSLAHHVIAVWFLKCRLPFRRDFVRFITTGLKANVIVPFEEGHLMKSDFNFINEDSSNRKRSSSLTEQGSRGRRERPIMANRMIGDNKVSDLKPPIDEALMTFHVELTETCIDLMARYTFSTYSARPKRLAAADFLLKEGQSMTWLLGNKLITVTTSGCSNKAMRNGLCDNCWVVCKPGPQSPEHLKTSQSTLRRASSTETAKEDKLSRQSSGGHGSSTANTAANSPTEESKKTSEDSDLTKKDHSSEKMEKDQAESSKLEQILNSEKQEEHVLCACWCQGWAEIYVRRPTGDMSWIMRIQNSMQFETNVDFPVYDIMALYRPNQDLLQKQQESTSECSGDEAEDTADKNMDQIRCDHNIIKSVISSVSSGPIAIPGSPARPSPSRQSSRDSLESLEDGEDDLRRSRNPVRRSNSSPEMSANWKNPFLNKEKLSNLQQVDRDFLSTDIEVKLDAELKKPAKTTYAKDMRVSCEAIPEEMFGMGTTPPSENVSDHPTALRSQCSYPGATQVTQIITTTSNTVPPSPTTIQVQGNFLGVQGRATQIQSSVAKPPQSPTQIYPRLSSLDSGQKQMPLGSDSKPPIGRNHLADKQKDEKPDPSMLPPLPLPFRDRGHTISVMSPVKKSRGEWDNIRRGNSPRVKETPKTSINPSFVFLQLYHTAHFGSPSEKPLLVPQTTAVQRAVTNLDRIQPYETHKIGVLYVGPGQASNETEILANQHGSLRYTEFLQRLGTLVRLKDVDESVFLGGLDRNGENGNFAYIWQDDVTQVAFHVATLMPTKLSDPKCTSKKQHIGNNYVTVVYNESGEPYNIQTVKGQFNYACVVIQPLDHGTNQVTVQVKEELVKHIRHSEPKIISDQNLAILSRQLALHANLASMVSSSLEQNSHNPYASNWLERLRHIKRLRNRVLQETNNNPDRTTDDLSPRSNKRIYMDDFTEYTT
- the LOC126917515 gene encoding uncharacterized protein LOC126917515; translated protein: DQDILQPLPFEKWSLIKKKAEHNWPYFAYYYYWIENAIVWKKKNPNISIQIYCPYGDDEQETFLGISNFSVYNVLIFTLHPNSDIINKVLTETKVIDYNQQVNFVTVHECFISSVLTALENLKHLRNVETNLVLSFNYYFKPAEECIKTKTWIPNECYIKPLDKSNIPLIHSVWPHRDVENPELSLKYLSTLVEFNGGIGLYLKEDDSLVSWCMQNDWHGLAIVQTVEEHRGKGYAKIVVNMLSKKFAEQGISTVLFIVKGNTTSENMFKKLGWKVVAPFVFIMLKRQVANPDSDTQN